The nucleotide window TCGTTCCGAAACAAGATCGCCGTTCTGTACGCCGCCCGGCGCCCGGCACATGCCAACCTCTTTCTCCAGGCGGCGCGTGACGCCGGATTCGACATCCGGTTCTTCACCGACTACGAGCAGGCAATCGGCTGGCTGCACACCTCGATCTATTACGACATCGAATACGACGGTGAGCTTCCGGATTCCGAGCCGTAACACGGCAAAACCGGTCCCGTGGACTCGACATCGGGCATCCGACGGAGCAGCTCGCATCCGGCCCCAAACCGTCAAGGTCGCTCCCGTTTCCCGGAGCCGACTGAACGGATTCAGGAACGTTCGGGATCCGGGATGCGCTCGAGGCAACGCGCCGAATCGTTGGCCGGGCTGTTCACGTAGCGGCTGACCGGCCAGACCTCGAACACGTCCACTGGACGCGCGTCGAGAACCTCGCATAACGCCTGCGGATCCGTCATCCGTGGGTCCAGCCATTGCTCGTACAACCCGCGGTCCAGGACCACTGGCATGCGCGCATGGATACGAGCAAGCTGGGCGGATGCGTCGCCGGTCAGCAGGGTAAAGGTCTCGAGTGCCGGCGCATCGGCATCCCGGCCCTTCCCCCGCCACGACTCCCACAGTCCCGCGATGAAAAAAGGTTCGCCATCGCGTCGCCGGATCGTCCAGGGTTGTTTTCCGTCGGCCGACCGCCTCCATTCATACCAGCCATCTGCCGCGACCAGGCAGCGTCGTCGACGATACGGGACGCGATAGGCGGGCTTTTCGGCCGCGCTCTCCACCCGGGCATTGATCATGCGGTTTCCGATCCCCGGGTCCTTCGCCCAGGATGGCACCAGGCCCCACTTCAGATCGTCGATGCGTGCGCCGACGGCGTCCGGTAGCCGGCGTACGACGGGTAGCATTTGCGTCGGTGCCGCGTTGTAGCGCGGCCCGTCCGCGCCCATGCTCCCGATCTCGACCAGGAGGTCCAGCAGGTCGACAAAACCCTGGGCCGAGGTCAGTACATTGTAGCGTCCGCACATGTTGATGCTTCCTTGTCACCCTGGGAGAGGGCTTGACCCGGGCGGGTTTGCGAGTCGCCGCCGCATGATATACCCGTCACGGACAGGTTTACCCGGCACGCACGCCCGCTTCGTCCCGTGGCGGCGTTGCGATTCCTTGCAATAGAGCGGCTATTACGCGTCATCGCGCCTTGCCACGAAACGAATATGACACACACTTTCTCGTGAAAACCTGTCCGCGACGGGTAAATCGGGAGGGCCGCAATCTTTCGAGCCGGCGACTCGCAATCCAGTAAACTACCCGGCAGAAAGACTTTGCCCGAAGAATGCGGGGAATGCCAATGACAGAAGCCCAAGCAGGCCCACATGGCGGACCTGCAGGCAGAGACCTGCGTGCGAAACCTGGTGGCGGACATCGCGGGCCAGCCGCAGACGCATACCTTCCGCACCGAGCCGATCTGTATCATCGATTCTCTCGACAGTGGGGTACTTGCTTTTCCGCAACGAGCGCCGCAATTTCCAGTTTCGGGCCAGTCCCCTCCACCGGGGCAAGTCACTGTTCGAAAAGCGCTATCTGAGGCCCTACCGTCGTGCTGCCTGAGCCGGAGATTCAGGCGCACTGGTCCAATTGCGACGGGAGGGACTCGAATACCCGCAGGCACAGGCCAACATTAAGGTATCCCGTAGAAGATGGAATTCAAGGACTATTACCGGACACTCAACGTCTCACGCGACGCTACGCTGGATCAGATCAAGCAGTCCTATCGCCGTCTGGCGCGAAAATACCACCCGGACGTCAGCAAGGAGTCGAACGCCGAGCAGCGGTTCAAGGAGCTCGGCGAGGCCTACGAGGTTCTGAAGGACCCTGAGAAGCGAGCGGCCTACGATCGCTTCGGAAGCGAGTGGAAGCAGGGGCAGGAGTTCAGGCCGCCGCCGGACTGGGACGCCGGGTTCGAATTCTCCGGCGGGGGATTCACCGGCGCGGAGGGGTTCAGCGACTTTTTCGAGACCCTGTTCGGCCGACGCACGGGCCACGGCGCCGCGCGCGGCAGGTTCCGGGCACAAGGACAGGATCATCACGCCAAGATCCTGGTGAGCCTGGAGGATGCCTATCACGGCGCCTCGCGCACCATTTCGCTGCAGGCACCGCAGATCGATCCCTCCGGTCACGTTTATGCAGGCACCAGAAACCTCAACGTGCGCATTCCACGCGGTGTCATCGAGGGGCAGCGTATCCGTCTGACCGGACAGGGCTCGCCCGGGATCGGTGGAGGGCCGGCGGGAGATCTCTATCTGGAGATCGCGTACGAGCCTCATCGGTGGTTCAAGCCCGACGGGCGGGACCTCTATCTGGAACTCCCCGTCACCCCCTGGGAAGCCGGACTCGGGGCCACCGTCACCGTCCCCACGCCGGGCGGCCGGGTGGACCTGAGGCTGCCGGCCGGATCGCAATCGGGTCAGAAACTTCGGCTCAAGGGAAAGGGTATGACCGGCAAGGTACCGGGTGACCTGTACATCGTGCTCAAGATCATGACACCGAAGCCCAAATCGGATGCGGACCGCAAACTCTACGAGAAGATGGCGCAGCAGATGGCATTCGATCCGCGAACCTCGATGGGGAGCTGATCCGATGAAGAACGACTTCACGAACTGCACCGTCGAGCAGCTCGACGAGACCCGAGTCTTCGATCTGCGTCAAATCTGAGCCTCGTGCGAGGTGCGCGCCGAAACCATGATCGAGCTGGTGGTCGAGGGTGTCGATTCCCGCCCGGAGGATACCAGGCTTATTGCGGTAGTTATACCCGTCAGGACGACTCGTGTCTCCGGGAGCAGGTATACCATTTGAAAGCGTCCGAATCCGAAATCCGCCGTGCCCTGGCCGACGTCCTCATCGGCGCCGGCCCTACCGTCCTGTTTCAATGGATCAATGCGCCGGACTGGCCCGTCGCGTTCGTCTCTGTAAATGTCCGGCAATTCGGCTACAGTGCCGAGGCATTCATCGACGGAACCATCCGCTTCGCCGAGATCGTGCACCCCGATGATAGCAAGCGGGTAGCCGACGAGATCGATCGCCACTTGGCCTCGGGTCAGGATGACTACACGCAGGTGTATCGTCTGGTCACCCGCGACGGGGAGATTCGCTGGGTCGAGGACCGCACCATCGTGGCACGGGACGCCGCGGGAGAGGTCACACACTTTCTCGGCATCCTGTTGGACATCACCAAGGAGCGGCAGCTACAGCTCGCCTGGCGCGATTCTGAATCCCGGTTCCGCCACATGGTGGAGAACCTGAATGCGCGCCACATCTTCTTCACTCGCGACTCGAGCGGTGCGTTCAGCTACGTCAGTCCGTCAGTGGCGAAGATCCTGGGTTACTCACCGGATGAGTTTGCTTC belongs to Gammaproteobacteria bacterium and includes:
- a CDS encoding SOS response-associated peptidase; amino-acid sequence: MCGRYNVLTSAQGFVDLLDLLVEIGSMGADGPRYNAAPTQMLPVVRRLPDAVGARIDDLKWGLVPSWAKDPGIGNRMINARVESAAEKPAYRVPYRRRRCLVAADGWYEWRRSADGKQPWTIRRRDGEPFFIAGLWESWRGKGRDADAPALETFTLLTGDASAQLARIHARMPVVLDRGLYEQWLDPRMTDPQALCEVLDARPVDVFEVWPVSRYVNSPANDSARCLERIPDPERS
- a CDS encoding DnaJ domain-containing protein — protein: MEFKDYYRTLNVSRDATLDQIKQSYRRLARKYHPDVSKESNAEQRFKELGEAYEVLKDPEKRAAYDRFGSEWKQGQEFRPPPDWDAGFEFSGGGFTGAEGFSDFFETLFGRRTGHGAARGRFRAQGQDHHAKILVSLEDAYHGASRTISLQAPQIDPSGHVYAGTRNLNVRIPRGVIEGQRIRLTGQGSPGIGGGPAGDLYLEIAYEPHRWFKPDGRDLYLELPVTPWEAGLGATVTVPTPGGRVDLRLPAGSQSGQKLRLKGKGMTGKVPGDLYIVLKIMTPKPKSDADRKLYEKMAQQMAFDPRTSMGS